GGATTGTGTCTGGCGATAAGGAAATggatgtgctgctttgtttcacATGGCTTTCTACTGATACTTTGCGGACCAGAGGTTATCACTTTATGGTTTAAACTGATCAAGCTGGCATGTCAGAGCTCAAGTTCATTCATGGAACAAATCTGCCTGTAGAGGAAGAGAGTTGATTGTTGTTTGATGCttgttgaaatgtgaaaatgagcCAATTAATGCACGATTTTTAGAGTGCCTGCAAATGCGACAGGATTTTCCTACGGAGATTTctgaaaagtcaaaaataaacaattataAAGTAGTACTATTTTGCTATTGATTTCTTGTTATGTGTCCAGATGACTACGATACAGTACTTTGAAGGTAGTGGCTGAGAATACAGGGGCATGGCGTTTACACAGCGATGAAGATTTTGCTCCTTGTCTTTTGTGTTGAATGGAGTTATGTCAGCATTTCAGGACCGTGGCCGTCTATGGCGCACAGGATGGAACTAACAACATAGGGGCTAATGGGTAGTATGAGGTTAAACAATTTAATACACTGCAGTGGAGAAAGATATGATGGTAAACATTCAGCCACATGCATCATTAGCAGAATAAATTCGTaggtgtgatttttttaatatatattactTTTCCTCCACTGGGTGCACTATTTCTGAGAGTGGGGAGGAGTTGATCTGTGCCTGCATGTGTCTATCCTTGGCTGTAGTCCATGAGACAGGCCAGGAAATGTAGCCTCACACAATCTGTCATCAGAGGGAGATAGCTGGCTACAGATGATGTGAATGGGATATTCTGAGTATCGGCTAAGGGCTGTATAAATAGACTTGGTACAGTAGAATCTGGTCAGTATTAGACATCCCTGAAATGCTTAAGCTTATGGAAATTAATGATCTTGTGCCAGTGGTTTTCTTCGGAAGGCTGTATGCTTTGATAGAAAGAACTGACATTGTGCCATGTGGAATTGCCGCATATAACACCATTTCTAGAGCTCTCTATGATTTTTCTATCAAATGGATAATTTATCATGTATCGCTGAGGCATTTGTAAACTGAGGTAAATATAACGCtttggttgtgtttctgttttcattcaggAATGATGCTCATTTCTcttatttgattttgttttgtctcacagACATTGCTTTTACAGCTTTCTGGGCCAAAGGGGATGATTTTCTGTGAGTGTTTCCATCATTGCAGGTCAGATCGACCTTGTATCAGcacatattaataaaaaaactactgaaaacatACATGTTCATGCTTGGCTGTTTCTCTGATAACATCATAAAGGGACTGaactgtgctgtgtgtgtgtgtgtgtgtgtgcgtgcgtgcgtgcgtgcgtgcgtgcgtgcgtgcgtgtgtgtgtggttgcagACTGATGTATAGGATAATTGCTTGAGTGCTTTTGTATGTGGCAGTGCTATAAGAGGGTAACAGCACACAAAAATTATTAATCTTCTGCTATTCCATATGCATATAAACTTCAATATGCCTTCCCTCATGATGATTCAAACTGGAAATGAAAAGATGTCTTTAAGCACTAATACAGTGATTATGTTTTATTCATGCACTATCCTGCAGGTCGCACCAGCATTGTGCTGTTCATTTGAGTACCATAGGAAGCAGGGGACTGAAGTCAAGCAGCCCAGCCCCATCCTGAGTCAGCTCCCCTTTGAACCACACAGTATGCATATGCAGATTTGACCTGGTGGTTGGGATGATGATTTTGTCAAACACTGGTCTGTATCCAAAGCATACTTTACAAAGTGATCAAAGAGGCccggggaaaaaaaagcaagctGTCAGTTTCAGAGACAAAACCTAGCCCGCTGATATTTGGGCAGGGACTAATAAAAGCGTTGTGCActcagagggaggagagggagagaggactGCTTCTATACTAATCTGGAGCGAGCAAGGCTTTGTTTCACTACAGCAACCCTGAGTCAGTATTACCAAAACGAGCTACAGCAGTGCTTTCAGCCATCTCATGTGTGTGTACGTACATGTAGACCGGTGGGCATACTTGCTGTGCTGGATTTGGCTTTACAAAGCATCAGTCAAGGTTAATTAATCATACGGTTTGGTGTGATCCCTGATGTAATCTTTTAATAACTGCGGTGTGAGTATAGATTACTGACTTATGAATGCAACACTATTTGCCTTCAGCTGTCTATTAAGCCACAGCAGCACACAAGAGTAGGCGACCTTTAGCACACTCCAGAGTAAGCATAAACATTGTGATCAGCCAGCTCAGTTAGAGATGATACACATAAGTGTCTGTGTTATTGCAGCCCATCTACTGCAGCGTTCCTTAAACCCTCTCATCCCAGATGTGTGCTCAGTGCTCAGCTCCTACTGAGTTAGCTTTCATGACTGCTCATAATCCCGTTCACAGTGAAGAGTGATAGCTAACTAATTAACCAATGTCCAATTATTATATGCATCAGGGCACAGAGTGTTCATCTGTAATTACAGCCTTCCTGCAACTTTGCCTCGCCCAtagacctgttttttttttttacatgaaactgTATGCTGTACATGTATGATGATATGTGATGACCTACCCCCTACCCATCCACCCATCTGTCCAGCGCCTGACTTGTTCATATGTCCTTTCAGTGAAACTCCCTGAGAGGGGAGGCTCTCAGGCCTTGACCATTCAATCACCCTCTTTTCACCAGCGCTACAGTAACACTTTCACACACGTATCAAACATGAGCAACAAAGCTTCTAACCCCGGCCACACTCACTTCCTGGCACTCAGTCCATTCGAGAGGTGAAATGGCCATTGCACATTTAGGGAAGCTTAAAATAGAGCTAGACATTGACAAACCAAGACTCACAGCAACTGTCAGCAGATCCCAGGAGATAGAGAAAAGAGATGTATTAAGTTCAGTCTGaatcactgtgtgtttgtgtgttgctgtaATTACTGCCATACATCAAGCCACAGGGGCAACCAATCTTTTCAGTGCTATgacatacagtatataacaCCTAAATTACCAAGTGATGTGATATGTACTTAATGTCCCTTTATTGGTTGATTAATAAATCAGAGTGCTGTGCTATAAAATACAGTGATAAAGCCAAACACAAATGCTGATTGCAATGGGCTTGATTTATTAACAAAAAGGCATTTTattgtagatagatagatagatagatagatagatagatagatagatagatagatagatagatagatagatagatagatagatagatagatagatagatagatagatagatagatagatagatagatagatagatagatagataaccTTTATATAGGTAAGTCTATAAATAGGTTGGTCCAGCAATAAATATACAGTAATTGCATTTACATTACTCAACAAAAGTAGTAGGGGGTAATTGTGCTGCCCACGTCCCTCTCTGTTGTTGGACTCATGATTATTTACTGCCCCCTTGTGGTTTTAAAGCTGAAAAGTGCTGTGTTGCGTTCAAAAGCTAAGAATCCAAGATAAAATGACCACGCGGGAAATCCAAGTGAGGAGAGTACATTTATTTCAAATCTGACTACAAgaagacattattttttaatgcactcTTTTAAATCATGCAATGCAACTGATTAAATGAGCTACAGAACAAACCTGCATAAGCACTATACCATTTCTGAATTCAcaaatgcacagtgaaatgcaaaCTGTTTGactaagacagaaaaacatgctAGCAAAAAAAGACTACTATGATTCAGCtgattatatatttaaaaacaacaaaaattacaacatttacaaAGATTTCATTGCAAGATCATGCAGTAATGGTAATGGAGGAAAGCCGTGCTTACTTGATGATTAGTTACTTACATAATTGATCAGAATGATAATAAAATTGGAAACAGAATAATCAGATACAGCAAactaaaaaatacatcaaaatcaTATAGTTGTAGAGGGAATCCCATTAAAACtacacattttaattatttggaaGCTGTGTTTAGTTTCTGGATATTTATATACATTACATTATATCATAACTCTTATATATGTATTTCTTATATAGCTGTATATATAGTACTGGCATCTTTATGGTCCACCCATCCATTGGTCAAGCCAAGCATTTAATACCATCAGTAACAAACTTCCCATTATGCATTATGTATTTTCAAAAGAGACCAGTGTCTTCCATTTCGTCCATCAAGCTACACTGGGATTACTGCCAGGTAATATAATCATTTGGCAAACTGTAATAATTAGTGTGCATTTAAATCTAATGACCCGGATCAATATGTTATCCAATCTGTTGCATCCACTATTCATatgtatatgtttatatatactCATCATTAGGCTAAAGGTAACACTAGTTTCTACTGGaactgtctcatttttattctgtaaaGAGAAATTTATGCAAACTGACTGTTTTAAGGATTTTGTAATTCTATAGAAGTTTGCATATTGGGCctgtaaaaatatacaaatcttCTAAGATTGTCCttgtaaagagaaaaaacaattgtgggttgaaaataattatttgtacAAAAATGCTGGATTTGACAACAAAGGAGATGCCAGTACGGTATtactataatatataatatgttattattattattattattattattattattattattattattattattattattattattattattattattattattattcatgtaTGCTTCCactaattttttttcatgttgtgtgtAGACTCCACGTCAGTTTCCtgcaacaaacaaaaccttgttcagtccaacaaaaacaacacaataagaccattttactgaaaaaacaacatatagaAATCCGCCTACTTACTGGTGCAACAGAGCAACCACTGACTTGGTCTGGGTCAAAGCCAGGCTTGTTCACCAAAGCTGTAGCTTCACATGTCATGTCAAACTCTGGGATGGCAGCTCTGGAGACAGAAACAAGCAGGAATAGAGACATGAACCTCTGCAGTAAAGTTTGGTTTATGCTCTCATTCTGTGCAGATGTCAGAAGTTCAGTCTGGCTCTTCAGATTTGGGATGGGGCTGTGCAGGATACTTCATAAAGTTACTCCTGACAGCTGtcgaaacagcagcaacaggctaaataaaatgtatgaagGAGACTGGAAATTGGAAAGTGACAGATTTCTTTTTGGTCACAGTTATGAGAGCGAAATGACTGAGTAACAGGCAATCTCACCGCTGATTCGGCAGCAGCGGTCGTCGTTCAGTCTCATGGTCTTCAGCATTGTGATCACCAACAGTCCATCCACTGGGCATTTTCCTGATTATGAAGAGGTATTCACAGTCATTATCAGTTATCAGTCATGCACAGAAAAACCTCAGGGTGAGCGCTTCAGGTCATTTCCTAGTTTACCCTGGAGTGCCTCATGTCCATGCATTGCTGTTGAATATTCTGTCTAGTATGTTacatttcctgctttttttgGTTGGTGCTATATTATTTTATGctacatttttcagtttctatATTAATTCAGTTCAGGGGTTTATATTAGGACATGATGACATGCTGAGTGAGTgctacttcttcttcttattttttatttcaatagCAAATTGATAGTTTGTGTTACCTTTCATCATAGTATATCACCacatttttccccctttttttttaaaaaaaaaaagatcatttgcAAACCTCAGCCAGTTGCCAGTAAAATAATTGCATTTGATatgtttaataataaatatcatATACTACACTTCTAATAATAACTTATCCTGTTGGAGTCAAATGGAGCAAACACATAATCATCTTTAACAAGACACATTTCACCTCACATATCCTTTTAAAGAGTCATCATCAATGTATtgtaaaatgagagaaatgtgGAAATCTATTCAGTGCTATTACAGTGATAAAACTACAATTATCTAAATTACCTGATAgtgtcttttctttcattactCTTCTCTCCTCCTGGATCATCGTCCTTCGGGTTCCTGAAACATACGTATACAGTATCTGTTAGATAATAGTGCTAACTGAAAGGAAACTGATAATGAACACCTACAGTCTTTTCAATACCAAAAGTTTACCTGTTCAGGGCTCGGTGACGAGATTCCCCGTTGACTTTAGGGGCAGTTATATCGTCACTGCAAAACAAATACTTGATTAGAATGGCACAGATTCTTCTGAGAAATCTCATTCCCTACTTGCCCAGTTAAAGGGGCATTCAAAGTAAATCTCCAAAGCTAAACAGACTTCAGGCAGAAGAAAAACTAACTAATTGTCATTCTCACTTTCTAGTTTGCTGGATTGTCTCATTCCAAAAGCTGTGGTCCAGACCAAGAGATTGAGGAGTTTTGCCATCAGCCTTAGAATCAATACTATGGAGACAAAGGTAGCTTTTAGTAGATTAGAGTCTAGACTTTCTATTGCTATTAcaacacacgtgcacacacacacacacacacacacacacacacacacacacacacacacacacacacacacacacacacacacacgcacacacacacacacacgccctgACAAACAGGCTAATATGGGGTCAGAGTGGATAAAGATGTTTTATTGTTATAGTGGCAACCTCACCAGTGAACATGCCCATTTCCAAGTGGGTTTTCTTCCCCAGCTTCATTTTCACCACTTCCATGTGGATCTCTATCATGACGGGTTACATTCCTGTAATGACAAAGAACATACACAAAAGTTCATTATAAGTTCACAGAAAGGATTTAACTTCACTGATCTCTGCTGACGATTGTGTCTGAATGTTGCCTCACCTGACATCACCGTTCTGTTGAGTCTCTGTATCACCATGTGTGACTTCCTGGAGTTCAGTTCCTTCAGAATGTCTTAAGAGGACAAAGAAACAAGTTTACTTTCAGCAACACCAACAAGTATCCAGTAaacattttgaatgaaaaatgaagtaCAGTAATTACTGTTAAAGACTGAAGAATATATTTTGGAGTTTCTAACTGTAAGCAGGCAGAATTGTTTTAGCACTGATCAGCCATTCCGCTTGTAAAAGCTCTGTGGTCATCTACATACACTAATGTTTATACACTGAACTACCTAAAACTTAATCACAGAAATGCAGATATGTGTGCTCTAATGAACAGACCCAGTTGAAACATACAGAATGTTAAAAGTAAGACTGACCTGATTTCTCTCTCGCCCCTCTCTGCCAGGAAAGTCCCTTTTCTGAGACCAAAGCAAGTCAGCAGATATTGTAAATAACCAGGTGTGGTTGCTTCCTGCTGCCTTCTAacagacagaagaaacaattagcaaacacacacatctaaaTCCatgcattacattacattaacaGTAAATTATTACAAACAACAGGACTCACCTCCCTTCTTTTTTACAAGACATGTAACTCCAACAAAAGATCCCAAATCCAACAGCAATCAGGACTACACTTATACCTGAAATTTTCCCAGGGATGGCAGACAAAATGCAACATGTTACCTTCAAATATTTAGTTACTTCATCTATTCAAACTCATTCATAGTATTAGCAATCAGAATGGTGCATGGTATTCAAACAAGTCACAACAGAATAAATTTTTACTCACAGATGTAGCCCCATGGCTTTAGTGGATCAACTGGATCAGAACTCTCAGGTTTACCTGTTTAGGATGAAGAGGTGGTACAATTTTGTATTATGTACACATAATGTATGTCTAGACATAATTAaagttaaataataaatgtcGTTGCCTTACTGATAATTTTTATATCCAGGATGATCTCTTTTACACAATTCTTTTCctgaaaagcaaaatgtgaaaGGGTAGAGTAAATGCTTAagatttacaacaaaaaataacaataagacTTTAAATGATGGAGTGCATTTAAGTACATAAAGTTAAACTCACATCAGGAATTGTGCATGTCACTTTGAGGTCTTGGCAATGTTTTGTAATGACCGAGTAGTTGTCCATGCGCAAAACTTCAGTGGAATAATTGAAGGACTGTGAGCTCAGCAGAGCAGTCGCAATAATAGTCTgcattaaaataacaaaaagatgaCATCATACTTTCACTCACcttctgttttttattcaaacacacaaattGAAGGATCAAAAAGGTTTTATCAAACTTATTTGAGAAAGCAAAATATGAATCCACTAGAGAAGCACCTTGTTAGCTTCAATGCTAATCTCACTGCGCTCAGGACATTCATGTGTGAAGTTGAATCCATCAGGAACTTCGACGcaggaaatgttcctctgaacGTATTctacaaaacaaccaaatacaACGTCAAACTAAATTTTAGGCTTACTACACAAATTCAAAATAACAGACACAGTAAAATGAGGGACAGCTAGGCAGAGCAAACTGCTGTTACAGGAAGTAAATCATATcttgaaaaaacataaaaaacatggaAGAAATGCATTCTTCCAGTGCTCAATCTCTTACCTATTGGTTGTCCAATGCAAAATGGTGTAATTATGAGTGCAattagacacattttaagtgCCTTTTTGTCGAAGAAAAGCGGAGCCGAAACAGCCGTGTGAATCATGACTGAAAAGAGGAAGTGTCTGAGTTCAGGAAGTGATGTGAAAACAAGTTACATAAAGCCAGAAAGTTAACCCATAAGGACCCATAGTGATACAGGTGTCACACACCCTTTAAATATTCTGCAAAGTTCCTTATAGAGCTTTATTCTTGAATTTAACTGATGAAGTCCCAAAGTGACATCCACTTGACATACTGGTGAAGTTATGTGACAGTATGTGAATTGTTGTCCCCATGACATCAGTTCCAAAATGGTGGAGTGACTGGTGAGCACATAGGAGaaaactttctctttttaaaaagcttgtttttgACAGCAAAGGTAAGTTTCAACCCATGTAACAATTATAATTCTTTAATAGCATGTCCAAGATCACATTTAAgctgttctgaccacatttctTACACAAATTGAGAAATAATCAGTTTAGAAAAAATTGCAGAGACACACGTCACATTTGGCCATCAACCAAAAAACTGTTCTAATGTCATGTGACGTATTTGTCACAATAAGAAAAATGGCAATGAGTTTCTCAAATAGTTGTGGTCAATCAGTTAATTTGTAtcattgtatttttctgtggttCATTTGAAAGCGCATTTACACCaatataaacaaagaaaataatgttaagttaaataaataaataaaaaaatgtattatgacACGTTTTGCATATCAGTCCCAAAACTGCACATTCCCTTTACCTGAAACACATTTCTTGGTaaataaatagacaaacaaacacacaaacacgatTTTATTATCCTATGTTGGTCctgtttcagtgtctttttttaagtCGTAGTATGAATAAGCAGAAACGATACAGTGTTCAGGATGAAGATCATCACTGGAGATGACAGTGACTTTGACGGATATGAAAGTAGCTCGGATGAAGATCCTGAAGACCCTGATTACACTCCCAGTAAAAAAGAGATGGAGAATGACGAGTCAAGTGGGTCTAGTGATTCAGGCAGTAGCAAATCAAATGATTTAGATGACATGCCACAGCCAAACATGGAGCCAGGGCAGCAAAATACACttgtccaagaaaaaaaaaaaacagttttcttggAGAAAGAAAGCTTTTGAGTGCACATTCAAAGGAGAGGGTGTCACACCTTTCGATCTTCTTATCCCCCTTGAGTATTTCAGAATGATCATAACAACAGAAATGTTTGAGTTGCTGAAAGAACAAATTTGTACAGCAtgcaaaaatctaaatgtcCAACACCTCTGTTAAAGAATTGGAGATATTGATTGGTCTCTATCTGCACATGGGTCTTTGCCAAATGCCAAGAGTTTGTTCATACTGGGAAAATGACACAAGATGACCTATGGTGGCTGACTACATGTCATGCAACTGTTTTCAGACCCTGTTGGCATCTCTACATTTCACTGACAATACTGACTCATCAAACAAGCATGTACAAGACAAGTGTCAGAAGATCTGCCCGTGGCTTGATATGTTTCGCAAACAGTGCCTGGAAATTATACCAGAGGAGTACAACTCTATTGATGAGCAAATGGTGTCCTTCATAGGGACATACAGGCCAATAAGACAGTGTGTGAAAGGCAAGCCCCATCCTTGGTGATTAAAAATTTGGGGTTGCTGCTCTTCCTCTGGAATTCTCTGTGATTTTATGGTGTACGAAGGTggtactgggaaaaaaaaaagcctcgcTTGGCATGGGAGGTGATGTTGTGGTCAAGCTGTGTGAACCAAAGTAGTTGTAGTATTTGCTGACAACTTTTTTCTTCAGTACAACTGGTGCACAGATTTCTTCAGCAACAGATCTACTTTGTCGGATCTCTTCGTGGCAGTCGCTTGGCTGGTTGTCAGCTTTAAGATGAGAAAAGTCTTGCCCAAAGAGGCAGAGGATCTATTGATGACAGGGTGGAGAAAAACGAACCCACTGTCATCGTCAAATGGTACGACACCAAATCTGTCACCCTGATCTCGTCATACGGTGCAACTGAGCCCCAAGACAAAGCTCAACGCTGGAGCAAATAAGACAAGGGATTTGTTGTGTGGGTCAACAAGCATACAACGTGTTTATGAGGGGTAGGGGTGGGGGGTCGCAAAGTACAACTACCACATGAGGTCATGAGGTGGTACCTCTACCTGTTCTGGCAAACCCCTCATATTGGCCTT
This portion of the Amphiprion ocellaris isolate individual 3 ecotype Okinawa chromosome 19, ASM2253959v1, whole genome shotgun sequence genome encodes:
- the LOC111573699 gene encoding uncharacterized protein LOC111573699 isoform X3, whose product is MIHTAVSAPLFFDKKALKMCLIALIITPFCIGQPIEYVQRNISCVEVPDGFNFTHECPERSEISIEANKTIIATALLSSQSFNYSTEVLRMDNYSVITKHCQDLKVTCTIPDEKNCVKEIILDIKIISKPESSDPVDPLKPWGYICISVVLIAVGFGIFCWSYMSCKKEGRRQQEATTPGYLQYLLTCFGLRKGTFLAERGEREIRHSEGTELQEVTHGDTETQQNGDVRNVTRHDRDPHGSGENEAGEENPLGNGHVHCDDITAPKVNGESRHRALNRNPKDDDPGGEKSNERKDTIRKMPSGWTVGDHNAEDHETERRPLLPNQRAAIPEFDMTCEATALVNKPGFDPDQVSGCSVAPETDVESTHNMKKN
- the LOC111573699 gene encoding uncharacterized protein LOC111573699 isoform X2 codes for the protein MIHTAVSAPLFFDKKALKMCLIALIITPFCIGQPIEYVQRNISCVEVPDGFNFTHECPERSEISIEANKTIIATALLSSQSFNYSTEVLRMDNYSVITKHCQDLKVTCTIPDEKNCVKEIILDIKIISKPESSDPVDPLKPWGYICISVVLIAVGFGIFCWSYMSCKKEGRQQEATTPGYLQYLLTCFGLRKGTFLAERGEREIRHSEGTELQEVTHGDTETQQNGDVRNVTRHDRDPHGSGENEAGEENPLGNGHVHCIDSKADGKTPQSLGLDHSFWNETIQQTRNDDITAPKVNGESRHRALNRNPKDDDPGGEKSNERKDTIRKMPSGWTVGDHNAEDHETERRPLLPNQRAAIPEFDMTCEATALVNKPGFDPDQVSGCSVAPETDVESTHNMKKN
- the LOC111573699 gene encoding uncharacterized protein LOC111573699 isoform X1, with the protein product MIHTAVSAPLFFDKKALKMCLIALIITPFCIGQPIEYVQRNISCVEVPDGFNFTHECPERSEISIEANKTIIATALLSSQSFNYSTEVLRMDNYSVITKHCQDLKVTCTIPDEKNCVKEIILDIKIISKPESSDPVDPLKPWGYICISVVLIAVGFGIFCWSYMSCKKEGRRQQEATTPGYLQYLLTCFGLRKGTFLAERGEREIRHSEGTELQEVTHGDTETQQNGDVRNVTRHDRDPHGSGENEAGEENPLGNGHVHCIDSKADGKTPQSLGLDHSFWNETIQQTRNDDITAPKVNGESRHRALNRNPKDDDPGGEKSNERKDTIRKMPSGWTVGDHNAEDHETERRPLLPNQRAAIPEFDMTCEATALVNKPGFDPDQVSGCSVAPETDVESTHNMKKN